Part of the Eubacterium sp. 1001713B170207_170306_E7 genome, TGGTAAAAAGCTGTCCCTCATCACCGTCAGTGTACTCGGCGCTGTTTCCCACAATCTGGGCCAGCTGATCGTGGCGGCCGCGGTGGTGCAGAACATAAACCTGTTCTGGTCTTACCTGCCCTTTCTCATGCTGCTCGCCGTCCCGACAGGGATTGTGGTGGGAGTGGCGGCCGACCTTCTGTACCGGCAGCTTAAGAAAATCAATCTATTTAAATAAAAAGGACAAACGAAATGGAATCCATCAATATTTTAATCGTCGAGGACGATGTCAACATCAGTAACATGCTCATGGATCTGCTGACGCACAGCGGCTATGGGGCGGATACTGCCTACTCCGGCACCGAGGCCCTTTTGTGTCTTGAAAAAAAGAGCTATCATTTAATTCTTCTGGACTTAATGCTCCCCGGAATGAGCGGCGAGGAGGTCCTCAAAAGCCTGCGACAAACCTCGGACACCCTGGTCATCGCCGTTTCCGCAAAGGACGATTCCTCTACAAAGATCAACCTGCTCAAGGGCGGCGCCGATGACTACATCACCAAGCCCTTTAACAATGAAGAGCTTCTGGCCCGTATCGAGGCGCTTTTACGCCGTAATTCGGGAAATGCGGGCGCTTCAGGCAAAACGCTGGCCTATAAGGGGCTCACCCTTAATCCCTCCACCTACGAGGTTTATCTGAATGGACAGCCCCTGTCACTGACAAAGAGGGAATATAAAATTTTAGAGCTTCTGATGCAGAACCCACAGCGTGTTTTTTCCAAAAATGTTATCTACGAAACCGTCTGGGACGATCTATTCCTCGGCGAAGATAACGCCATCAACGTGCATATCAGCAATCTCCGCCAGAAGCTGGCGAAAATTGACCCCGATGAAGCTTATATCCAAACGGTCTGGGGCATCGGTTTTAAAATGAAATAGGGCAATCTTTATCTTTTCTTTAGGATTGGCTTACAGAATTTAAAAAACAGCATGCTA contains:
- a CDS encoding response regulator transcription factor, which produces MESINILIVEDDVNISNMLMDLLTHSGYGADTAYSGTEALLCLEKKSYHLILLDLMLPGMSGEEVLKSLRQTSDTLVIAVSAKDDSSTKINLLKGGADDYITKPFNNEELLARIEALLRRNSGNAGASGKTLAYKGLTLNPSTYEVYLNGQPLSLTKREYKILELLMQNPQRVFSKNVIYETVWDDLFLGEDNAINVHISNLRQKLAKIDPDEAYIQTVWGIGFKMK